A stretch of the Carassius carassius chromosome 6, fCarCar2.1, whole genome shotgun sequence genome encodes the following:
- the LOC132142702 gene encoding protein phosphatase 1K, mitochondrial-like, whose translation MSVALLMRYATFSGSRVCCKAALGITGIHQEDPRRALHTPSSPRCSNSRFDPDSSGRPTTWDSFGIWDSRIDEPILLPSSIRYGKPIPKVSLSKVGCASQIGQRKVNEDRYQLSQMTDNIMYFAVFDGHGGAEAADFCHKNMEKHIKDITEEEDNLELVLTKAFLEVDKALARHLHFSADASLLSAGTTATVALLRDGIELVVGSVGDSRAMLCRKGMALNLTVDHTPERKDEKERIRKTGGFISWNSFGQPHVNGRLAMTRSIGDFDLKTSGVIAEPETKRISLHHVHDSFLALTTDGINFIMNSQEICDIINQCNDPKEAAQRISEQALQYGAEDNNTIIVVPFGAWGKHKSSDVSFSFSRSFVSSGRWA comes from the exons ATGTCAGTGGCTCTTCTCATGCGATATGCCACATTCAGTGGATCCCGTGTCTGCTGCAAAGCTGCCCTTGGCATAACCGGCATCCACCAAGAAGACCCGAGAAGGGCTCTACACACTCCATCATCTCCTCGGTGCAGCAACTCTCGCTTTGATCCAGACAGCAGTGGCCGTCCAACTACCTGGGACTCCTTTGGGATCTGGGACAGCCGCATTGATGAGCCCATCTTGCTTCCTTCGAGCATCCGATATGGTAAACCTATTCCCAAAGTTAGCCTGTCCAAGGTGGGCTGCGCTTCACAGATTGGCCAGCGGAAGGTGAACGAAGACCGCTATCAGCTATCGCAGATGACGGACAACATCATGTACTTTGCAGTGTTTGATGGGCACGGAGGTGCAGAGGCTGCAGATTTCTGCCACAAAAACATGGAGAAGCATATTAA AGATATTACTGAGGAGGAGGATAACTTGGAATTAGTTTTAACCAAAGCATTTCTTGAGGTGGACAAAGCGTTAGCAAGGCATCTTCACTTCAGTGCAGATG CCTCTCTGTTGAGTGCAGGGACGACGGCCACAGTGGCACTGCTCAGAGACGGGATCGAGCTGGTGGTGGGCAGCGTGGGGGACAGCCGAGCCATGCTGTGCCGCAAAGGCATGGCCCTCAATCTCACTGTGGATCACACGCCTGAGAGAAAGGATGAAAAAGAGAG GATACGCAAGACTGGAGGTTTTATTTCATGGAATAGTTTTGGTCAACCGCACGTCAATGGCAGACTGGCCATGACACGCAGCATTGGAGATTTCGACCTCAAGACGTCAGGGGTCATTGCAGAACCAGAGACTAAGAGAATTTCA TTGCATCACGTCCATGACTCCTTTCTGGCTCTCACCACTGATGGCATCAACTTCATCATGAACAGTCAGGAGATCTGTGACATCATTAACCAATGTAACGATCCTAAAGAGGCCGCACAACGCATATCTGAGCAG GCTCTTCAATACGGAGCTGAAGACAACAACACTATCATTGTGGTGCCATTTGGTGCTTGGGGCAAACACAAAAGCTCTGACGTGAGCTTCTCCTTCAGTCGCAGTTTCGTCTCCAGTGGCCGATGGGCCTAA
- the LOC132142703 gene encoding polycystin-2-like isoform X1 — translation MSSSRVRPQAPQAQAASAPAAPASSPLYEGIEMEKMHHEEVGLGVPDESTSPPTSSSRRAWSRDNPGFEPEEGMMEADWPPASPGPGSFSGVSARINRGLYPTPPAQEHRSCGKRILAKIRVLWDTRLLGESNSNREMYLKTVLREMITYILFLVILCILTYGMVSSNMYYYTKVMSQLFLDTPLASGEPTTFKTLSTMEDFWKFTEGPFLDGMYWELWYNGKSLPENQSLIYYENLLLGVPRLRQLKVHNESCSVHEDLRDEVYDCYSVYSPANEYKSPFGPKNGTAWRYSEESSLGESSYWGQVSTYGGGGYYQDLSRTREKSASQLQELKNNLWLDRGTRAVFLDFSIYNGNVNLFCIVRLLVEFPATGGAMTSWQFQTVGLIRYVSSWDYFVGMCEVAFCLFVLYYLVEEVLEIRLHRLRYFKSLWNCLDVVIVALSVPAIIMNICRTSAVSHRLHFLLENHNTYPNFEPLARLQVHFNNLAAIIVFLSWVKLFKFINFNKTMNQLSTTMSRCAKDLMGFSIMFFIVFLAYAQLAYLVFGTQVNDFSTFQACIFTQFRIILGDFDFSEIEEADSVLGPIYFTTFVFFIFMILLNVFLAIINDTYSEVKADMAQQRSEMEITDLIKKGYNRAMVKLKLKKTSINDIPDSLHQAAGKLSVDELRQDLRGKGHSDAEIEAIFAKYDLDGDQELTEHEHQQMRDDLEKEREDLDLEHSSLPRPVSGRSLSRSQDDSEEDDDEDSGHSSRRRGSSSGGMSYEEFQVLVRRVDRMEHSIGSIVSKIDAVIMKLEVMERAKMKRRDVLGRILNGVMEDERLGRDPEMHREQMDRLVREELERWESDDTMSQVSHRQATPIIPSAQLHPRSARSPSSLSNEGPDGGAAHV, via the exons ATGAGCTCCAGTCGCGTCCGTCCTCAAGCACCGCAGGCCCAGGCGGCATCTGCCCCCGCTGCCCCTGCATCCTCTCCGCTTTATGAAGGCATCGAAATGGAAAAAATGCATCATGAAGAAGTGGGCCTTGGAGTGCCCGATGAGAGCACCTCTCCACCCACCTCCAGCTCCCGACGGGCATGGAGCCGGGATAACCCAGGATTCGAACCGGAGGAAGGGATGATGGAAGCGGACTGGCCTCCGGCGAGCCCGGGACCCGGGAGCTTCTCTGGCGTCAGTGCGCGGATCAACAGAGGACTGTATCCAACTCCACCAGCACAAGAACACCGCAGCTGTGGGAAGAGGATACTGGCGAAAATAAGAG TGCTGTGGGACACTCGTCTTTTGGGTGAGAGCAACAGTAACAGAGAGATGTACCTGAAAACCGTCCTTCGAGAAATGATTACCTACATCCTCTTTCTGGTCATCCTCTGCATAT TAACCTATGGAATGGTGAGCTCCAACATGTACTACTACACCAAAGTCATGTCCCAACTCTTCCTGGATACACCACTGGCAAGCGGAGAACCCACGACCTTCAAGACCCTTTCAACCATGGAGGACTTCTGGAAA TTCACAGAAGGCCCCTTTCTTGATGGCATGTACTGGGAGTTGTGGTACAACGGTAAGAGCCTACCAGAAAACCAGAGTCTGATCTACTACGAGAACCTCCTGTTGGGTGTCCCACGTCTCCGGCAACTCAAAGTACACAATGAGTCCTGTTCTGTCCATGAGGACCTGCGGGATGAAGTTTACGACTGCTACAGTGTCTATTCTCCTGCCAATGAGTATAAGTCACCGTTCGGACCGAAAAATGGCACAGC GTGGAGGTACTCAGAGGAGAGCAGTCTGGGTGAGAGCAGCTACTGGGGTCAGGTGTCGACTTATGGTGGTGGAGGTTACTACCAGGACCTGTCACGCACTCGAGAGAAGTCAGCCAGTCAGCTGCAGGAGTTAAAAAACAACCTCTGGTTGGATCGTGGCACTAGAGCAGTGTTCCTGGACTTCTCCATCTACAATGGCAACGTTAACCTGTTTTGTATTGTCAG GTTGCTGGTGGAGTTTCCAGCCACAGGGGGCGCTATGACCTCCTGGCAGTTCCAGACCGTGGGTCTTATCCGGTATGTGTCCAGCTGGGACTACTTTGTGGGGATGTGTGAAGTGGCCTTCTGCCTCTTTGTGCTGTATTACCTGGTGGAAGAAGTTCTAGAGATCCGCCTGCATCGTTTGCGTTACTTCAAGAGCCTGTGGAACTGCTTGGATGTTGTCATTGTTGCA CTCAGCGTTCCAGCCATCATTATGAACATCTGCAGAACTTCAGCGGTCAGTCACAGACTTCACTTCCTGCTGGAGAACCACAACACATACCCCAACTTTGAGCCGCTTGCTCGCCTTCAGGTTCACTTCAACAACCTGGCTGCCATCATTGTCTTCCTCTCATGGGTGAAG CTTTTTAAGTTTATTAATTTCAATAAGACCATGAATCAGCTGTCCACCACCATGTCACGCTGTGCCAAGGACCTGATGGGCTTCTCTATCATGTTTTTCATCGTGTTCCTGGCCTACGCTCAGCTGGCGTATTTAGTGTTTGGAACTCAAGTTAACGACTTCAGCACCTTTCAGGCCTGCAT TTTCACACAGTTCCGGATCATTCTTGGAGATTTTGACTTCTCAGAAATCGAGGAGGCCGACAGCGTGTTGGGGCCGATTTACTTCACCACCTTTGTGTTCTTCATCTTCATGATTCTACTG aaTGTGTTCTTGGCCATTATCAATGATACTTACTCTGAGGTGAAAGCTGACATGGCCCAGCAGAGGTCAGAGATGGAGATCACAGACCTCATTAAGAAGGGCTATAACAGGGCGATGGTCAAACTCAAGCTGAAGAAGACCTCCATCAATGACATCCCAGACAGTTTACACCAGGCTGCAGGCAAACTCAGCGTTGATGAGCTCCGACAAGACCTCAGGGG AAAGGGCCATTCGGATGCTGAGATTGAAGCCATTTTTGCCAAGTATGACCTTGATGGAGATCAGGAACTGACTGAACACGAGCACCAGCAAATGAGAGATGActtggagaaagagaga GAGGACTTGGATCTGGAGCACAGTTCGCTGCCCAGGCCAGTGAGTGGGCGGAGCCTCTCTCGTAGCCAGGATGACTCAGAGGAGGATGACGATGAGGACAGTGGACACAGCTCTCGTCGCCGTGGCAGCAGCTCAGGAGGCATGTCATACGAGGAGTTCCAAGT GCTCGTGCGTCGAGTGGACCGCATGGAGCACTCCATCGGCAGCATCGTTTCAAAGATTGATGCCGTTATCATGAAGTTAGAGGTCATGGAGAGAGCCAAGATGAAGAGGAGGGATGTGCTTGGACGGATCCTGAATGGAGTCATGGAG GATGAGAGGTTGGGCCGGGATCCAGAGATGCACCGAGAGCAAATGGACCGGCTGGTGAGAGAAGAACTGGAGCGCTGGGAGTCTGATGACACCATGTCACAGGTGAGCCACCGTCAGGCCACTCCCATCATCCCATCTGCTCAGCTCCACCCACGCAGTGCCCGCTCACCCTCCTCGCTGTCCAATGAGGGCCCGGATGGTGGGGCCGCCCACGTGTGA
- the LOC132142703 gene encoding polycystin-2-like isoform X2, translated as MSSSRVRPQAPQAQAASAPAAPASSPLYEGIEMEKMHHEEVGLGVPDESTSPPTSSSRRAWSRDNPGFEPEEGMMEADWPPASPGPGSFSGVSARINRGLYPTPPAQEHRSCGKRILAKIRVLWDTRLLGESNSNREMYLKTVLREMITYILFLVILCILTYGMVSSNMYYYTKVMSQLFLDTPLASGEPTTFKTLSTMEDFWKFTEGPFLDGMYWELWYNGKSLPENQSLIYYENLLLGVPRLRQLKVHNESCSVHEDLRDEVYDCYSVYSPANEYKSPFGPKNGTAWRYSEESSLGESSYWGQVSTYGGGGYYQDLSRTREKSASQLQELKNNLWLDRGTRAVFLDFSIYNGNVNLFCIVRLLVEFPATGGAMTSWQFQTVGLIRYVSSWDYFVGMCEVAFCLFVLYYLVEEVLEIRLHRLRYFKSLWNCLDVVIVALSVPAIIMNICRTSAVSHRLHFLLENHNTYPNFEPLARLQVHFNNLAAIIVFLSWVKLFKFINFNKTMNQLSTTMSRCAKDLMGFSIMFFIVFLAYAQLAYLVFGTQVNDFSTFQACIFTQFRIILGDFDFSEIEEADSVLGPIYFTTFVFFIFMILLNVFLAIINDTYSEVKADMAQQRSEMEITDLIKKGYNRAMVKLKLKKTSINDIPDSLHQAAGKLSVDELRQDLRGKGHSDAEIEAIFAKYDLDGDQELTEHEHQQMRDDLEKERDLDLEHSSLPRPVSGRSLSRSQDDSEEDDDEDSGHSSRRRGSSSGGMSYEEFQVLVRRVDRMEHSIGSIVSKIDAVIMKLEVMERAKMKRRDVLGRILNGVMEDERLGRDPEMHREQMDRLVREELERWESDDTMSQVSHRQATPIIPSAQLHPRSARSPSSLSNEGPDGGAAHV; from the exons ATGAGCTCCAGTCGCGTCCGTCCTCAAGCACCGCAGGCCCAGGCGGCATCTGCCCCCGCTGCCCCTGCATCCTCTCCGCTTTATGAAGGCATCGAAATGGAAAAAATGCATCATGAAGAAGTGGGCCTTGGAGTGCCCGATGAGAGCACCTCTCCACCCACCTCCAGCTCCCGACGGGCATGGAGCCGGGATAACCCAGGATTCGAACCGGAGGAAGGGATGATGGAAGCGGACTGGCCTCCGGCGAGCCCGGGACCCGGGAGCTTCTCTGGCGTCAGTGCGCGGATCAACAGAGGACTGTATCCAACTCCACCAGCACAAGAACACCGCAGCTGTGGGAAGAGGATACTGGCGAAAATAAGAG TGCTGTGGGACACTCGTCTTTTGGGTGAGAGCAACAGTAACAGAGAGATGTACCTGAAAACCGTCCTTCGAGAAATGATTACCTACATCCTCTTTCTGGTCATCCTCTGCATAT TAACCTATGGAATGGTGAGCTCCAACATGTACTACTACACCAAAGTCATGTCCCAACTCTTCCTGGATACACCACTGGCAAGCGGAGAACCCACGACCTTCAAGACCCTTTCAACCATGGAGGACTTCTGGAAA TTCACAGAAGGCCCCTTTCTTGATGGCATGTACTGGGAGTTGTGGTACAACGGTAAGAGCCTACCAGAAAACCAGAGTCTGATCTACTACGAGAACCTCCTGTTGGGTGTCCCACGTCTCCGGCAACTCAAAGTACACAATGAGTCCTGTTCTGTCCATGAGGACCTGCGGGATGAAGTTTACGACTGCTACAGTGTCTATTCTCCTGCCAATGAGTATAAGTCACCGTTCGGACCGAAAAATGGCACAGC GTGGAGGTACTCAGAGGAGAGCAGTCTGGGTGAGAGCAGCTACTGGGGTCAGGTGTCGACTTATGGTGGTGGAGGTTACTACCAGGACCTGTCACGCACTCGAGAGAAGTCAGCCAGTCAGCTGCAGGAGTTAAAAAACAACCTCTGGTTGGATCGTGGCACTAGAGCAGTGTTCCTGGACTTCTCCATCTACAATGGCAACGTTAACCTGTTTTGTATTGTCAG GTTGCTGGTGGAGTTTCCAGCCACAGGGGGCGCTATGACCTCCTGGCAGTTCCAGACCGTGGGTCTTATCCGGTATGTGTCCAGCTGGGACTACTTTGTGGGGATGTGTGAAGTGGCCTTCTGCCTCTTTGTGCTGTATTACCTGGTGGAAGAAGTTCTAGAGATCCGCCTGCATCGTTTGCGTTACTTCAAGAGCCTGTGGAACTGCTTGGATGTTGTCATTGTTGCA CTCAGCGTTCCAGCCATCATTATGAACATCTGCAGAACTTCAGCGGTCAGTCACAGACTTCACTTCCTGCTGGAGAACCACAACACATACCCCAACTTTGAGCCGCTTGCTCGCCTTCAGGTTCACTTCAACAACCTGGCTGCCATCATTGTCTTCCTCTCATGGGTGAAG CTTTTTAAGTTTATTAATTTCAATAAGACCATGAATCAGCTGTCCACCACCATGTCACGCTGTGCCAAGGACCTGATGGGCTTCTCTATCATGTTTTTCATCGTGTTCCTGGCCTACGCTCAGCTGGCGTATTTAGTGTTTGGAACTCAAGTTAACGACTTCAGCACCTTTCAGGCCTGCAT TTTCACACAGTTCCGGATCATTCTTGGAGATTTTGACTTCTCAGAAATCGAGGAGGCCGACAGCGTGTTGGGGCCGATTTACTTCACCACCTTTGTGTTCTTCATCTTCATGATTCTACTG aaTGTGTTCTTGGCCATTATCAATGATACTTACTCTGAGGTGAAAGCTGACATGGCCCAGCAGAGGTCAGAGATGGAGATCACAGACCTCATTAAGAAGGGCTATAACAGGGCGATGGTCAAACTCAAGCTGAAGAAGACCTCCATCAATGACATCCCAGACAGTTTACACCAGGCTGCAGGCAAACTCAGCGTTGATGAGCTCCGACAAGACCTCAGGGG AAAGGGCCATTCGGATGCTGAGATTGAAGCCATTTTTGCCAAGTATGACCTTGATGGAGATCAGGAACTGACTGAACACGAGCACCAGCAAATGAGAGATGActtggagaaagagaga GACTTGGATCTGGAGCACAGTTCGCTGCCCAGGCCAGTGAGTGGGCGGAGCCTCTCTCGTAGCCAGGATGACTCAGAGGAGGATGACGATGAGGACAGTGGACACAGCTCTCGTCGCCGTGGCAGCAGCTCAGGAGGCATGTCATACGAGGAGTTCCAAGT GCTCGTGCGTCGAGTGGACCGCATGGAGCACTCCATCGGCAGCATCGTTTCAAAGATTGATGCCGTTATCATGAAGTTAGAGGTCATGGAGAGAGCCAAGATGAAGAGGAGGGATGTGCTTGGACGGATCCTGAATGGAGTCATGGAG GATGAGAGGTTGGGCCGGGATCCAGAGATGCACCGAGAGCAAATGGACCGGCTGGTGAGAGAAGAACTGGAGCGCTGGGAGTCTGATGACACCATGTCACAGGTGAGCCACCGTCAGGCCACTCCCATCATCCCATCTGCTCAGCTCCACCCACGCAGTGCCCGCTCACCCTCCTCGCTGTCCAATGAGGGCCCGGATGGTGGGGCCGCCCACGTGTGA